From a region of the Luteolibacter arcticus genome:
- the tatC gene encoding twin-arginine translocase subunit TatC yields MFLLKKVFQLRDKANPDNEKPFLDHLEDLRVMVTRIVITLLISMIVCFSFQDDLMAILKKPVEQVWLTHAKGILPEEIKPDEWEQAKKIERAAIGLSPESGEYLLSQFDAKTQRLVQMVRMLRAMAVLPVEKRPAFLEFSKADPVVTQALAVMLEKGASPDIDPRGNVQMMSTLKPTEGFMLSMKLAFFAGIIVAFPLLLMFILQFVLPGLHSHEKRVMWPALAIGFGLFLFGVAFAYFFVLPRALVFFHEWSLKLGVSNDWRIGEYITFATQFTLLFGLSFELPVVVMVLVKIGLLGYESMSRTRAYAILAIVVVAAIITPTPDAFTLCLMAAPMILLYEGCIWLAWLDARKLRRAEEAEERERMERLLTGRDEPEGGEEEDRGEPWDPSSSEEGWKAGQEGETSAEGPAEKPTEDESDDPPESIPDEEKRRMSDL; encoded by the coding sequence ATGTTTTTGCTGAAGAAGGTTTTCCAACTGCGGGACAAGGCGAACCCGGATAACGAAAAGCCTTTCCTGGATCACCTCGAAGATCTGCGGGTCATGGTCACGCGCATCGTGATCACATTGCTGATTTCGATGATCGTCTGCTTCTCGTTTCAAGACGACCTGATGGCGATCTTGAAGAAGCCGGTCGAGCAGGTCTGGCTGACCCACGCCAAGGGTATCCTGCCCGAGGAGATCAAACCCGACGAGTGGGAGCAGGCCAAAAAGATTGAGCGTGCCGCGATCGGGCTTTCTCCGGAGAGCGGCGAATACCTTCTCTCACAATTCGACGCCAAGACGCAGCGCCTGGTGCAGATGGTGCGCATGCTACGGGCGATGGCAGTGCTCCCGGTCGAGAAACGGCCCGCTTTCCTGGAATTCAGCAAGGCCGATCCGGTGGTGACCCAGGCGCTGGCAGTGATGCTCGAAAAGGGTGCCAGCCCCGACATCGACCCGCGGGGCAATGTCCAGATGATGTCCACGCTGAAGCCCACCGAGGGCTTCATGCTTTCCATGAAGCTGGCATTCTTCGCCGGCATCATCGTCGCCTTCCCGCTGCTGCTGATGTTCATCCTGCAGTTCGTGTTGCCTGGCCTGCACTCGCATGAGAAGCGGGTGATGTGGCCGGCGCTGGCGATCGGTTTCGGCCTGTTCCTCTTCGGCGTCGCCTTTGCCTACTTCTTCGTGCTGCCCCGGGCACTGGTGTTCTTCCACGAGTGGAGCTTGAAGCTCGGCGTGTCGAATGATTGGCGGATCGGCGAATACATCACCTTCGCCACCCAGTTCACCCTGCTCTTCGGCCTTTCCTTCGAGCTGCCGGTGGTGGTCATGGTGCTGGTGAAGATCGGCCTGCTGGGTTACGAGTCCATGAGCCGCACCCGCGCCTACGCCATCCTGGCGATCGTCGTGGTCGCGGCCATCATCACCCCCACGCCCGATGCCTTCACGCTGTGCCTGATGGCCGCACCGATGATCCTGCTCTACGAGGGCTGCATCTGGCTGGCGTGGTTGGATGCCCGGAAACTCCGCCGCGCCGAGGAAGCCGAGGAGCGCGAACGCATGGAGCGTCTGCTGACGGGCCGCGACGAGCCGGAAGGCGGCGAGGAAGAAGACCGCGGCGAACCTTGGGATCCATCATCCTCCGAAGAGGGCTGGAAGGCCGGACAAGAAGGCGAAACTTCTGCCGAAGGGCCCGCCGAGAAACCCACCGAAGACGAAAGCGACGATCCGCCGGAAAGTATTCCCGACGAGGAAAAGCGGCGGATGTCCGACCTCTGA
- a CDS encoding YicC/YloC family endoribonuclease has protein sequence MTGFGRGSATADEGTATVEIACVNRKQAEVVIQLPRELGELEARIRRAVLNTISRGRIQVSVQFDHSSGAPAPVSVDLRMVDALEAAFECISRHTGRNVAPEAGDFLRTAGIIRIEDGGLAAETVWSAIERALEVAIEQVLEMRSAEGTDLAKDLSTRLTALEKSAAAITTLAPGRPERYREVLTKRLRDAGLELDLQDERVLREIAVFADRCDISEEVTRLDSHFRKFREYMAGDEPAGRPLDFLCQEIHREFNTIGSKASDAGIAQHVVEAKTELEKIREQVQNVE, from the coding sequence ATGACGGGATTCGGCCGGGGCTCGGCCACGGCGGATGAGGGCACGGCCACGGTCGAAATCGCCTGCGTGAACCGCAAGCAGGCCGAGGTGGTCATCCAGCTCCCGCGCGAGTTGGGCGAACTCGAAGCCCGGATCCGCCGCGCGGTGCTGAATACAATTTCCCGCGGCCGCATTCAGGTCAGCGTCCAATTCGACCACTCCAGCGGAGCGCCCGCTCCGGTCAGCGTGGATTTACGCATGGTGGACGCACTGGAGGCCGCCTTCGAGTGCATCTCCCGGCACACCGGCCGCAATGTCGCCCCCGAGGCCGGCGATTTCCTGCGCACCGCGGGGATCATCCGCATCGAGGACGGCGGGCTGGCCGCGGAAACCGTCTGGAGCGCCATCGAGCGCGCACTGGAGGTCGCCATCGAGCAGGTGCTGGAAATGCGCTCCGCCGAGGGCACCGACCTCGCCAAGGACCTCTCCACCCGGCTCACCGCGCTGGAAAAATCGGCCGCGGCCATTACCACGCTGGCCCCCGGCCGGCCCGAGCGCTACCGCGAGGTGCTCACAAAGCGCTTGCGCGATGCAGGTCTGGAACTCGATCTGCAGGACGAGCGCGTGCTCCGGGAAATCGCCGTCTTTGCCGATCGCTGCGACATTTCCGAGGAGGTCACCCGCCTCGACTCCCACTTCCGGAAGTTCCGCGAATACATGGCGGGCGATGAACCAGCGGGACGGCCGCTCGATTTCCTCTGCCAGGAGATCCACCGCGAGTTCAATACCATCGGCTCCAAGGCCTCCGATGCGGGCATCGCCCAACACGTGGTGGAGGCAAAAACCGAGCTGGAGAAGATCCGGGAACAGGTCCAGAACGTGGAGTGA
- a CDS encoding SMP-30/gluconolactonase/LRE family protein produces the protein MKPAILLALLPLVASSAEGPYPVDPASARQDGVPKGVTSKHTFSESKVYPGTGRTYWLHVPAQYDPAKPACLMVFQDGGGYVNEGGANKVPIVFDNLIAKGEMPVTIGLFVDPGVVPAPNGESQPRFNRSYEYDAFSGDYARFLVDELIPVVAKDYKISENPDHRAICGASSGGIAAFNVAWQRPDAFRRVYSMIGTYVGLRGGDEFATLVRKTEPKPLRVFLQDGSNDLNIYCGDWWMENQTMERSLTFSGYEVNHVWGEGPHSHQHGGAIMPEALRWLWKDFPKPVAVNYDACRSRAKEMLVPGEEWQLVSQGHGFTEGPIPAPDGGIFFTDIPKNMIHRVAPDGSVSVFLENTRGTNGLAFGPDGRLYGCRAGSGEIVSWDIATKEEKVHAAGIKANDLVVANDGVIYATEPEKKSVWVIRPGEEKVLGTNRCNGVNGITLTPDQSRVEIADPNGRYVWSACRAKDGSLTNVQPYHHLHLPPADPDPRSRADGLKVTRDGWLLVATAMGIQICDQPGRVNLILPPPPGARIPSNLCFAGPDLKTLYITAGDKVFKRQTKLTGIKAWEKPVMPPKPGL, from the coding sequence ATGAAACCCGCCATTCTCCTCGCCCTCCTCCCGCTGGTCGCCTCGAGCGCCGAAGGCCCGTATCCCGTTGATCCTGCGTCCGCCCGCCAGGATGGCGTGCCAAAAGGGGTCACCAGCAAGCACACCTTTTCCGAAAGCAAGGTCTACCCTGGCACCGGGCGGACCTACTGGCTCCACGTCCCGGCCCAGTATGATCCGGCGAAACCGGCGTGCCTGATGGTTTTCCAAGACGGCGGCGGCTATGTGAACGAGGGCGGGGCGAACAAGGTGCCCATCGTTTTCGACAATCTCATCGCGAAAGGCGAGATGCCGGTGACCATCGGCCTGTTCGTCGATCCAGGCGTGGTGCCGGCACCGAACGGAGAGAGCCAGCCGCGTTTCAATCGCAGCTATGAGTATGATGCCTTCAGCGGGGACTACGCGCGCTTTTTGGTCGATGAGCTGATTCCGGTCGTCGCGAAGGATTATAAGATCAGTGAGAATCCCGACCACCGCGCGATCTGCGGTGCTTCTTCCGGCGGGATCGCGGCTTTCAATGTCGCGTGGCAGCGGCCGGATGCCTTCCGGCGCGTCTATTCGATGATCGGCACCTACGTCGGGCTGCGTGGCGGCGATGAATTCGCGACGCTGGTCCGCAAGACCGAGCCGAAGCCGCTGCGCGTCTTCCTGCAGGACGGCTCGAACGACCTGAACATCTACTGCGGCGACTGGTGGATGGAGAACCAGACCATGGAGCGCTCGCTGACTTTCTCCGGCTACGAGGTGAATCACGTCTGGGGCGAAGGCCCGCACTCGCATCAGCATGGTGGTGCGATCATGCCCGAGGCCCTGCGCTGGCTGTGGAAGGACTTCCCGAAGCCGGTGGCGGTGAACTACGACGCCTGCCGTAGCCGCGCGAAGGAGATGCTGGTCCCGGGCGAGGAGTGGCAGCTTGTTAGCCAGGGCCATGGTTTCACCGAAGGCCCGATCCCTGCGCCGGACGGTGGCATCTTCTTTACCGATATCCCGAAGAACATGATCCACCGCGTAGCTCCTGACGGCAGCGTGTCGGTCTTCCTCGAAAACACCCGCGGCACCAATGGTCTCGCTTTCGGCCCCGATGGCCGCTTGTATGGCTGTCGTGCCGGGAGTGGGGAGATTGTCTCTTGGGACATCGCCACCAAGGAGGAGAAGGTCCACGCCGCCGGTATCAAGGCGAATGACCTCGTCGTCGCCAATGACGGCGTCATCTACGCGACCGAGCCGGAGAAGAAGTCCGTGTGGGTCATCCGGCCGGGCGAGGAGAAGGTGCTCGGCACCAACCGCTGCAACGGCGTCAACGGCATCACCCTCACGCCCGACCAGAGCCGCGTGGAGATCGCCGATCCGAATGGCCGCTATGTCTGGTCCGCCTGTCGCGCGAAGGATGGCTCTCTAACAAACGTCCAGCCGTACCATCATCTCCACCTTCCTCCGGCCGATCCCGATCCGCGCAGCCGTGCCGATGGCTTGAAGGTCACCCGCGATGGCTGGCTGCTGGTGGCGACCGCGATGGGCATCCAGATCTGCGACCAGCCCGGTCGCGTGAACCTGATCCTGCCACCACCTCCCGGTGCCCGTATCCCATCGAACCTCTGCTTCGCCGGCCCGGACCTGAAGACGCTCTACATCACCGCGGGCGACAAGGTCTTCAAGCGCCAGACCAAGCTCACCGGCATCAAGGCATGGGAAAAGCCGGTGATGCCGCCGAAGCCGGGGTTGTGA